One stretch of Dissulfurimicrobium hydrothermale DNA includes these proteins:
- a CDS encoding PEP/pyruvate-binding domain-containing protein — protein MDVFKGIKKFIEDRMAGGGAKTPFPASVVFERFREVLNCNNKALEIIADLGEKLSGDYIFDKQYINDSMKTLEEAVLQSVHALNSLSSGRYQELYAVYDRLTSRLHTVMAGREDRTGPIILDLKDITRPHAVIVGGKNSHLAQIAQNLGLKVPDGFVITTRAYHDLVDHNGLRRDVDAIEAMMDDPDVDVDAIEPLRIKLETSIAAAKPPPDLISLIGERLDEMKVRLGQDLMLAVRSSAQEEDMDFSFAGQFHTVLNVPADPLAVFDAYRSVAASLFGRRAIRYRLRVFPGEGHMSIAAGCYRMVDSKISGIVYTVDPSEPGGDTMMIVSVWGQGEAVVEGRASADTFYVKKGANPLLVRQKIAVKETGLYLKQGGGLETRPVPDALKDAPSLTVEQLEKLSIQAMQLENYYRRPQDIEWAIDGKGDICILQSRPLVVADTMAQQGSLAKALQKYELIVADTGAVAQQGIGAGLVYIVETVSDLDRFPEGAVLVSRRDSSQFIRVMHKTAAIVTEVGTPVSHMSTLCRELQIPCLVNVNGILSLVQNGMEVTVDAEDRRIYKGRVPELLAFKTSTNLNIAAAKEFRILKRLLNTVSSLNLVDPLMDNFVPEACETYHDILRFVHEKAVGELVEMGRDERRLLKDYWARPLDFPIPVGILVIDMGGGVSADVTGDKVPFSAITSIPFKTILEGLMFPGVWHTRAANIGFGDLVTSIVNVPTDALCGQYSGHNIAIITNDYLNLSLRFGYHFNIIDVYCSDRARDNHIYFRFLGGATDITKRSRRARLIAIILEAFGFNVESKGDIVIARSGNMPKVEIVRTLNILGRLVGFTRQLDVQMDSDEQVDRYAEAFLMGDYEIVNRR, from the coding sequence TTGGATGTTTTTAAAGGTATCAAGAAGTTCATTGAAGATAGAATGGCAGGTGGCGGGGCCAAAACCCCGTTTCCTGCCTCTGTTGTGTTTGAGCGCTTCAGAGAAGTCCTTAATTGCAACAATAAGGCCCTTGAGATCATTGCAGACCTCGGCGAAAAGTTAAGCGGAGATTATATCTTCGACAAGCAGTATATCAATGACAGCATGAAGACCTTGGAAGAAGCGGTCCTTCAGTCTGTGCATGCGTTAAATTCCCTGTCCAGCGGCCGCTATCAGGAATTGTATGCTGTCTATGACCGGTTAACCAGTCGCCTCCACACCGTTATGGCCGGCAGAGAAGATAGAACTGGCCCAATCATCCTTGATTTAAAAGACATAACTAGACCCCATGCTGTGATAGTAGGGGGGAAGAATTCCCATCTTGCCCAGATAGCTCAGAATCTTGGATTAAAGGTCCCGGATGGTTTTGTGATCACCACAAGGGCATATCATGACCTTGTCGATCATAACGGCCTCCGGCGGGATGTAGACGCCATCGAGGCCATGATGGATGACCCCGATGTAGATGTAGACGCCATTGAGCCCTTGAGGATTAAGCTGGAAACCAGCATAGCAGCTGCCAAGCCACCCCCTGATCTTATATCTCTTATTGGGGAGAGGCTGGATGAGATGAAGGTTAGGCTGGGTCAGGATCTTATGTTGGCCGTCAGGAGCAGTGCACAGGAAGAAGACATGGATTTTTCCTTTGCCGGGCAATTCCACACGGTCTTGAACGTGCCTGCAGATCCGTTGGCGGTATTTGACGCATATCGTTCAGTCGCGGCCAGCCTCTTTGGAAGGAGGGCTATTCGTTATAGGCTTCGCGTCTTCCCGGGTGAAGGACACATGTCTATAGCCGCAGGTTGTTACCGCATGGTGGATTCCAAGATAAGCGGCATAGTATATACGGTTGATCCCTCTGAACCTGGCGGGGATACCATGATGATCGTTTCCGTGTGGGGCCAGGGGGAGGCGGTGGTGGAAGGCAGGGCGTCGGCGGATACCTTTTACGTTAAAAAGGGCGCCAATCCCTTGCTCGTCAGGCAGAAGATAGCTGTCAAAGAAACAGGTCTTTACCTCAAGCAGGGCGGTGGCCTTGAGACAAGGCCTGTTCCCGATGCATTGAAAGACGCCCCGAGCCTTACCGTCGAACAGCTTGAGAAGCTTTCTATCCAGGCCATGCAGCTTGAAAATTACTATAGACGGCCGCAGGATATAGAGTGGGCCATTGATGGAAAAGGGGATATCTGCATACTCCAGTCAAGACCGCTTGTTGTGGCTGATACGATGGCCCAACAGGGATCGCTTGCAAAGGCGCTTCAGAAATATGAACTGATCGTGGCGGATACGGGCGCCGTAGCCCAGCAAGGCATAGGAGCTGGTCTAGTCTATATTGTAGAGACCGTTTCAGACCTCGACAGGTTTCCCGAGGGTGCTGTATTGGTGAGCAGGCGTGATTCTTCACAGTTTATCAGGGTGATGCACAAGACAGCTGCCATAGTGACCGAGGTTGGGACCCCTGTGAGTCATATGTCAACGCTATGCCGCGAGCTCCAGATACCTTGCCTTGTCAATGTGAATGGGATACTTTCTCTGGTACAAAATGGGATGGAGGTTACTGTAGACGCCGAAGATAGGCGTATATACAAGGGCCGCGTCCCTGAACTTTTGGCTTTTAAAACCTCAACCAACCTGAATATCGCGGCGGCGAAAGAATTTCGCATCCTTAAGCGCCTGTTGAACACGGTCTCATCCCTCAATCTAGTGGATCCATTGATGGATAATTTTGTGCCTGAGGCCTGTGAGACATATCATGATATATTGCGCTTTGTACATGAAAAGGCGGTAGGCGAGCTGGTCGAGATGGGCAGGGATGAGCGGCGTCTCTTGAAGGATTATTGGGCGCGGCCGCTGGATTTCCCAATCCCGGTGGGTATCCTTGTTATAGATATGGGGGGCGGCGTAAGTGCAGATGTGACCGGCGATAAGGTTCCGTTTTCAGCTATTACGTCTATACCATTTAAGACTATACTTGAAGGTCTTATGTTTCCCGGCGTATGGCATACCAGGGCGGCGAACATAGGATTCGGCGACCTCGTCACAAGTATCGTAAACGTACCTACCGATGCGCTTTGCGGTCAGTATTCCGGGCATAATATAGCCATTATAACGAACGACTATCTAAATCTAAGCCTGAGATTTGGCTATCATTTCAACATAATCGACGTCTATTGCAGCGATAGGGCGCGTGATAATCATATATATTTCCGTTTTCTTGGCGGTGCCACCGATATAACCAAGCGTTCCAGACGTGCCCGCCTGATCGCAATCATACTTGAGGCCTTTGGTTTTAATGTCGAGAGTAAGGGAGATATTGTGATCGCCCGTTCCGGCAATATGCCAAAGGTGGAGATCGTCAGGACGCTTAATATCTTGGGAAGGCTTGTCGGTTTTACCAGACAGTTGGATGTTCAGATGGACAGCGACGAGCAGGTGGACAGATATGCCGAGGCGTTTTTGATGGGAGACTATGAGATCGTCAATAGGAGATAA
- a CDS encoding TIGR02186 family protein: protein MRGYLCIKIFCLVLICLFSGFALAGAQTDMDASAQINPKPGHAIQGPITCEVIPDVVSINSFYHGAMLIITGKSDPKDEIVIKISSPPVESGLKYYGKAAGLFWMKVGDMEFKPVSNVYLVYTTGRLEKITSPDERMKRRLGYDALKSQVEITSSKGPVDKDRWFKEFIKFKEKDRLYGINEGSIVRDGSGGYILKVNWPYQAPPDKYTIEALAVKDGVAYAKATQELIVKKTGMVNLLSDLAFQNAAIYGLIAIVIAMAAGLVVGLIFKGGGGH from the coding sequence ATGAGAGGGTATCTTTGCATCAAGATATTTTGTCTGGTCCTAATATGTTTGTTTAGTGGTTTCGCCTTGGCGGGTGCACAGACCGATATGGATGCGTCGGCCCAGATAAATCCCAAGCCAGGCCATGCGATTCAGGGTCCTATTACTTGTGAAGTCATCCCGGACGTCGTATCTATCAACTCATTCTATCATGGGGCTATGCTTATAATCACTGGCAAGAGCGATCCGAAGGATGAGATCGTCATAAAGATATCATCGCCGCCAGTTGAAAGTGGATTGAAGTATTATGGCAAGGCCGCTGGGCTTTTCTGGATGAAGGTCGGGGATATGGAATTCAAGCCCGTGTCAAATGTGTATCTGGTCTATACCACTGGGAGGCTTGAAAAGATCACAAGCCCTGATGAACGGATGAAGAGGCGGCTCGGATACGACGCCCTCAAGTCACAGGTAGAGATCACGAGCTCCAAAGGGCCGGTTGACAAAGATCGTTGGTTTAAGGAGTTTATAAAATTCAAGGAAAAAGATAGATTATATGGGATCAATGAAGGGTCTATTGTAAGAGACGGCAGCGGCGGATATATCCTAAAAGTGAACTGGCCGTATCAAGCGCCTCCCGATAAATACACTATAGAGGCGCTGGCGGTCAAGGACGGCGTTGCATACGCCAAAGCTACCCAGGAACTGATAGTAAAAAAGACGGGTATGGTGAATTTATTATCAGATCTTGCATTTCAAAATGCCGCCATATATGGTCTTATAGCGATCGTTATAGCCATGGCCGCCGGCCTTGTCGTGGGATTAATATTTAAGGGCGGTGGAGGCCACTAG
- a CDS encoding J domain-containing protein — MESTKWRDIESAKKLLGLPDEVTKKEIRDAYRARSKEIHPDKNQDCVSDEMARLNKAYKLLMEYADNYKIRLCPTEEGMSDEEWWMHHFGHDPIWTRNDEEK, encoded by the coding sequence ATGGAAAGTACCAAATGGCGCGATATAGAATCAGCCAAAAAACTGCTCGGTCTTCCGGATGAGGTGACAAAAAAGGAGATCCGAGATGCATACCGGGCGAGATCAAAGGAGATACACCCTGACAAAAACCAGGATTGCGTCTCGGACGAAATGGCAAGGCTCAACAAGGCATACAAACTCCTCATGGAATATGCCGATAATTATAAGATAAGGCTATGCCCCACGGAAGAAGGTATGAGTGATGAAGAGTGGTGGATGCACCACTTCGGGCATGACCCGATCTGGACCAGGAATGATGAGGAAAAATAA
- a CDS encoding PEP/pyruvate-binding domain-containing protein → MEETLGGGYLFDQAFLSASIAELSEIIREIIHNLNSISNHIYIDLYDSFESIRNNLEDIMAGGSGPYRDQIVMPYTCLDRDLDQIVGSKNANLGEISNHLGLKTPKGFALTIAAYRLFMDENDLFRRIERVIEDERRSERAWEVIRGLFKKAVVPKAIKLAVEEGLERLYAGLDRKALLAVRSSAIGEDRERTFAGQFKTVLNVHPDDVFNACKDVMAARFSPQVLEYLGDEALDEEKAPVAVGIQVMVAARISGIVYTRDPSRPFIDAMPVSAVNGLGERLVSGEVDPDWHLISRTHPFQPLESRIMGGPVFDVHPDGYLPLSVMPSGLRRGSSVASGGLLKMIAEAALTLEKAFGAPQDIEWAVDDSNSLVILQSRPLHLKAVSSVQPADVMARLRRLPVLMEGKGQVAQIGIAAGRVVHVSPDDDPASFPAGAIAVCKSASPRLSPIIRKASAIVTDVGSPTGHLATIAREYRTPALLGTGDATIVLKEGMDVTVDVEDRRIYAGMVQGIVDVRAATEEVFLESGEACTLRRLLRWIAPLNLVDPLSPDFTPENCKTYHDILRFAHEKAVDSLIHLQSSTSFIAKSPAFPLLVSIPITINVIDLGGGIEPKAGDKGIELSMIRSRPFRAILDGLLAEGAWDRTPVPLGIKDILSSFSRPISALANLPEYSGQNLAIIADSYCNLSLRLGYHFNVIDSYISPDLENNYIYFRFVGGFAEAERRRRRAVLIESVLQALFFRVERRGDLVVGKAKVLEADQMEYILARLGELVAFTRQLDVRMATDESIDRFFDKFLEQTMLHML, encoded by the coding sequence ATGGAAGAGACGCTCGGCGGCGGCTATCTCTTCGATCAGGCCTTCCTCTCGGCGTCTATAGCCGAATTGAGTGAAATCATAAGAGAGATCATTCATAACCTGAATTCCATTTCAAACCATATCTACATAGATCTTTATGACAGTTTCGAGTCAATAAGAAACAACCTGGAAGACATTATGGCGGGCGGCTCAGGTCCTTATCGCGATCAGATCGTAATGCCTTACACCTGCCTGGACAGAGATCTCGACCAGATAGTCGGGTCCAAAAACGCCAATTTAGGTGAAATTAGCAATCATTTGGGGCTGAAAACGCCTAAGGGTTTTGCCCTTACAATCGCTGCATACAGGTTGTTTATGGACGAAAACGACCTCTTTCGACGGATTGAGAGGGTTATAGAAGATGAGAGGCGTTCGGAAAGGGCCTGGGAAGTGATCAGGGGGCTTTTTAAAAAGGCCGTTGTGCCAAAAGCCATTAAATTAGCTGTTGAAGAGGGGCTTGAAAGACTCTATGCGGGTCTTGATCGCAAGGCGCTTCTTGCTGTAAGGAGCAGCGCCATAGGAGAAGACAGGGAGAGGACCTTCGCCGGCCAGTTCAAGACCGTCTTGAACGTTCATCCCGACGATGTTTTTAACGCCTGCAAAGATGTCATGGCTGCTCGTTTTTCGCCGCAAGTATTAGAATATCTGGGCGATGAGGCCCTTGATGAAGAAAAGGCCCCTGTGGCCGTCGGCATACAGGTGATGGTGGCGGCTCGGATTTCCGGGATCGTATACACCAGGGATCCGTCTCGGCCTTTTATTGATGCCATGCCCGTATCAGCGGTCAATGGACTTGGTGAGCGACTTGTAAGTGGTGAGGTTGACCCTGATTGGCACCTGATCTCACGAACCCATCCGTTTCAACCGTTGGAAAGCAGGATCATGGGTGGCCCTGTTTTCGATGTGCACCCTGACGGATATTTGCCGCTTTCAGTCATGCCTTCCGGTTTAAGGCGCGGTTCTTCAGTGGCTTCAGGTGGGCTTCTAAAGATGATTGCAGAGGCTGCGCTGACACTTGAAAAGGCCTTTGGAGCACCTCAGGATATTGAATGGGCCGTGGACGATTCGAATTCGTTAGTGATACTCCAGAGCAGGCCGTTACATTTGAAGGCGGTGTCATCGGTACAGCCAGCCGATGTCATGGCGAGGCTCAGGAGGTTGCCTGTGCTTATGGAGGGCAAGGGACAGGTGGCCCAGATCGGGATAGCCGCTGGTCGGGTGGTGCATGTAAGTCCGGATGATGACCCTGCAAGTTTCCCTGCAGGAGCCATAGCCGTATGTAAAAGCGCCAGCCCTAGGCTCAGCCCGATCATACGCAAGGCCTCGGCAATCGTCACAGATGTGGGCAGCCCTACTGGGCATCTTGCAACCATAGCCAGAGAGTACAGGACCCCGGCGCTCTTAGGCACTGGAGACGCGACCATTGTCTTGAAAGAAGGCATGGATGTCACTGTGGATGTTGAAGACAGGCGCATATATGCCGGTATGGTCCAAGGCATTGTAGACGTGCGGGCTGCAACAGAGGAGGTCTTTCTGGAGTCTGGAGAGGCGTGTACGCTCAGGAGGCTTCTTAGATGGATCGCCCCCCTGAACCTGGTCGATCCCCTCTCGCCTGATTTTACGCCTGAAAATTGCAAGACCTATCATGACATCCTTCGTTTTGCTCATGAAAAGGCGGTGGATTCCTTGATCCATCTTCAATCTTCCACGTCGTTCATTGCAAAGTCGCCAGCCTTTCCGCTTTTGGTATCCATACCTATCACGATCAATGTCATAGATCTGGGTGGCGGGATTGAGCCCAAGGCCGGTGACAAGGGCATAGAACTCTCGATGATACGGAGCAGACCGTTCAGGGCCATACTTGATGGACTGCTTGCTGAAGGGGCATGGGATAGGACGCCTGTGCCGTTGGGCATAAAAGATATCCTTTCAAGCTTTTCCAGACCGATCTCAGCCCTTGCCAACCTGCCTGAATACAGCGGCCAGAATCTTGCGATCATAGCGGATAGTTATTGCAATCTAAGCCTCAGGCTCGGCTATCACTTTAATGTTATAGATTCCTATATCTCACCGGACCTTGAGAATAATTATATATACTTTCGGTTTGTGGGCGGTTTTGCAGAGGCGGAGAGGCGCAGGAGGAGGGCGGTCCTCATAGAGTCTGTTCTTCAGGCCTTGTTTTTCAGGGTCGAGCGCCGCGGCGATCTTGTAGTGGGCAAGGCTAAGGTGCTTGAAGCGGACCAGATGGAGTACATATTGGCCCGTCTTGGTGAGCTTGTCGCATTCACAAGGCAGCTTGATGTACGTATGGCTACAGATGAATCCATTGATCGCTTTTTTGACAAGTTCCTGGAACAAACGATGTTGCATATGCTATGA
- a CDS encoding sensor histidine kinase, translating to MSFLRPPKTIKGKLILSFFVIFVLSGFAAAAAIYALYRVEDKMRIIESFYELNQKIFEVRSHEKNFLLYENTANLMLALDELDEVRSALASMESFGLIPYPSGRFAGSACQVEIEAYSNLMRQFISPNLAQHDVDNLKNRLRQHGHALMKCVMGIDGLAKKRVERDALHYKAVALALLVTAFPVCIGLGIFLTNWIMAPLLHIRSSVAKVMKGEIATIPAESTGACIECTELINVLNGMIKALSDKHQQLIQAEKLAALGKVTAGIAHEINNPLNNISLTAEVLMEDLANMDCDERRGMIRDIIVQVDRAREIVRNLLDFSRSRRPMAWIKVDLVGLLNNTLALLKNQVKLSGIETKIDMPETSVPIMGNPGQLQQVFVNIILNALQAMKNGGVLGVKVSSLDKKGKAVVEISDTGPGIPQDVKEHMFEPFFTTKADGTGLGLSVSYGIIKEHKGEIVVKSEPGHGSVFEVELPLWS from the coding sequence TTGTCTTTCTTAAGGCCTCCAAAGACCATCAAGGGTAAGCTGATCTTAAGTTTTTTCGTCATCTTTGTCCTGAGTGGCTTTGCTGCCGCCGCTGCGATTTATGCCCTTTACAGGGTGGAAGACAAGATGCGCATCATAGAGTCATTTTATGAGTTGAATCAGAAGATATTTGAGGTTCGTTCGCACGAAAAAAATTTTTTGCTCTATGAAAATACGGCAAATCTCATGTTGGCCCTTGATGAACTTGATGAGGTAAGGTCAGCCCTTGCGTCCATGGAATCTTTCGGCCTCATCCCATATCCGTCTGGCCGGTTTGCAGGCAGCGCATGCCAGGTTGAGATTGAGGCCTATTCAAATCTGATGCGGCAGTTTATTAGTCCCAACCTTGCACAGCATGATGTCGACAATTTGAAGAATAGACTCAGGCAGCACGGCCACGCCTTAATGAAGTGTGTCATGGGTATAGACGGTCTGGCCAAAAAGCGCGTAGAAAGAGACGCCCTGCACTATAAGGCCGTGGCATTGGCGCTATTGGTCACCGCCTTTCCAGTCTGCATTGGGCTCGGTATATTTCTTACCAATTGGATCATGGCACCGCTTCTGCATATAAGGAGCTCCGTGGCCAAGGTGATGAAGGGGGAGATTGCAACCATACCCGCCGAATCGACTGGTGCATGCATTGAATGTACCGAGCTCATTAATGTCCTGAATGGTATGATAAAGGCGCTTTCAGATAAACATCAGCAGCTTATCCAGGCCGAGAAGCTTGCCGCGCTCGGCAAGGTGACAGCCGGTATTGCGCATGAAATAAACAACCCGTTGAACAATATCTCGCTTACCGCCGAGGTGTTGATGGAAGATCTTGCCAACATGGATTGTGACGAGAGGCGCGGTATGATCCGTGATATAATCGTACAGGTGGACCGCGCTCGCGAGATCGTCAGGAATCTCTTGGATTTTTCAAGATCAAGGAGGCCTATGGCATGGATCAAGGTCGATCTAGTCGGTCTTCTCAACAATACGCTTGCTTTGCTTAAGAATCAGGTGAAGTTGAGCGGGATCGAGACCAAGATCGATATGCCCGAGACGTCTGTGCCGATAATGGGGAATCCCGGTCAATTGCAGCAGGTTTTTGTAAATATAATATTAAATGCCCTCCAGGCCATGAAGAACGGCGGCGTCTTGGGTGTCAAAGTCTCTTCGCTTGATAAAAAAGGTAAGGCAGTAGTAGAGATATCGGATACGGGCCCTGGTATACCACAAGATGTGAAAGAGCACATGTTCGAGCCGTTTTTTACCACGAAGGCCGACGGAACCGGCTTGGGTTTGTCTGTAAGTTATGGCATCATAAAAGAACACAAGGGAGAGATAGTGGTAAAGAGTGAACCTGGGCATGGGTCTGTCTTCGAAGTCGAACTCCCGCTCTGGTCGTGA
- a CDS encoding sigma-54-dependent transcriptional regulator, with the protein MDEYNNRCMDIFIIDDEPITVQRLIQALRKDGYLVEGFVSAKDAMASMPKALPKVVIVDVRLKDADGIELMRQIKAICPEAAIIIITGYASIDHAVEATKKGAFHYLAKPLHLENLRAVVKDALEHVRENIRRSQIDKELKKCGSYGGIIGVSPAMRQIFRTIAQVAAVDCNVFIQGESGTGKELVARAIHANSLRAGFPFVSFNCGAFTEDLVANELFGHEKGAFTGAATTKLGLLETANGGTVFLDEVGEMPLSMQVKFLRVLQERAFLRVGGVRLIDLDVRFISATNRDIVKMIDAGAFRQDLFYRLKVVMIEIPPLRERPEDIRPLVNHFVDKAGRKFNKTITSVSSEFLAPLEVYPFPGNVRELENIVERAVALSRGKILGPNDLPPDIFCVAKDPGVLRAEGYTLKHLEQDHILSIYQRTGYNQSETAKILGISRTTLWRRLRELNLLDKPDHKA; encoded by the coding sequence ATGGATGAATATAATAACAGATGTATGGATATCTTTATTATAGACGATGAGCCTATAACTGTGCAGCGCCTGATCCAGGCCCTCAGGAAAGACGGATATCTGGTTGAGGGTTTTGTATCGGCCAAAGATGCTATGGCCTCGATGCCAAAGGCGCTTCCAAAGGTCGTTATTGTTGATGTCAGGCTAAAGGATGCCGATGGGATAGAGCTTATGAGACAGATCAAGGCGATCTGCCCCGAGGCGGCCATCATAATCATTACTGGCTATGCCTCCATTGATCATGCAGTTGAGGCGACAAAGAAAGGGGCATTTCATTACCTTGCCAAGCCATTGCATCTTGAGAACCTACGAGCTGTCGTAAAAGATGCCTTGGAGCATGTCCGCGAGAACATCAGGAGGAGCCAGATCGACAAAGAGCTCAAGAAATGCGGCAGTTACGGCGGCATAATCGGGGTTTCGCCTGCGATGCGTCAGATATTCAGGACCATCGCGCAGGTGGCCGCCGTGGATTGCAACGTGTTTATCCAGGGAGAGAGCGGCACGGGTAAGGAGCTGGTGGCAAGGGCCATTCACGCAAACAGCCTTAGGGCGGGTTTTCCATTTGTCTCTTTCAATTGTGGTGCGTTCACGGAAGACTTGGTGGCCAACGAACTCTTTGGCCACGAAAAAGGGGCGTTTACCGGTGCCGCCACGACAAAATTGGGTCTTCTTGAAACAGCTAACGGCGGTACAGTATTTTTGGATGAGGTTGGGGAGATGCCGCTCTCCATGCAGGTCAAATTTTTGAGGGTGCTGCAAGAAAGGGCATTTCTCAGGGTGGGCGGGGTGCGGCTCATAGACCTCGATGTCCGTTTCATCTCCGCAACCAACAGAGATATTGTAAAGATGATAGATGCGGGCGCATTCAGACAGGATCTATTTTACAGGCTGAAGGTGGTTATGATTGAGATACCTCCCTTAAGGGAACGTCCGGAGGATATCAGGCCTTTGGTGAATCATTTTGTGGACAAGGCCGGGCGTAAGTTTAACAAGACCATAACCAGCGTCTCGTCAGAATTTTTGGCCCCTCTTGAGGTCTATCCATTCCCAGGAAACGTCAGAGAGCTTGAGAATATAGTGGAGAGGGCAGTGGCCCTGAGCCGTGGGAAGATACTTGGGCCGAACGACCTACCCCCTGATATTTTCTGTGTAGCCAAAGATCCGGGTGTATTGAGGGCTGAAGGGTACACATTGAAGCACCTTGAGCAGGATCATATTTTAAGTATATATCAGAGGACGGGCTATAATCAGAGCGAGACGGCGAAGATACTCGGTATTTCGAGGACGACGCTTTGGCGGAGGCTGCGTGAACTCAATCTGCTTGACAAGCCTGATCACAAGGCCTGA
- a CDS encoding response regulator, with protein sequence MVRTDDDNKRLRLLVIDDEPIVGRRLQQVFTKMGFDVETYTNPVAAMETMDRHPFDIVVTDLKMEGLDGMAVLERVKKKNPDTKVVIITGYAQLDTASEAFRRGVFDFIAKPFRLDELKRVIIRAMEDARLSKEERS encoded by the coding sequence ATGGTGCGGACAGACGATGACAACAAGCGCCTCAGGCTACTCGTGATCGATGACGAGCCCATAGTGGGCAGGCGCCTTCAGCAGGTGTTTACAAAGATGGGGTTTGATGTAGAGACATATACCAATCCTGTTGCCGCAATGGAAACGATGGATAGGCATCCATTCGATATAGTTGTGACAGACCTCAAGATGGAAGGCCTAGATGGAATGGCGGTCCTGGAAAGGGTAAAGAAAAAAAATCCTGACACCAAGGTCGTTATCATTACCGGATACGCACAATTGGATACCGCTTCAGAGGCGTTTAGACGAGGAGTCTTCGATTTTATTGCAAAACCTTTCCGCCTGGATGAGCTCAAGAGGGTTATAATAAGGGCCATGGAGGACGCCAGGCTGTCCAAAGAAGAACGGTCCTGA
- a CDS encoding sulfite exporter TauE/SafE family protein, with the protein MYLYLPIALTSVNILVPVGLGLLVGLLSGLFGVGGGFLMTPLLMMAGIPPTVAAATDANQIVAASATGTLAHWRLGNVDFKMGFLLLVGGFTGGALGVQLIKVLRATGGADFLIKMTYVVMLGLVGTFMFFESLNALMKGKAAGKKTHHPHSQPEKQGSGKPAKGFMGTLPMQIYFEKSGVTHSALVPVGLGAFVGILAAIMGVGGGFLMVPVMIYLLRMPMHVVVGTSLFQIMFTCVEVTFLQAYTNHTVDFVLAILLLLGSTFGAQIGTKLGRKLHGDQLKILLAIIVLAVTVKIVFELLMEPSLLLAYKGGH; encoded by the coding sequence ATGTATCTTTACTTGCCGATCGCACTAACGAGTGTAAACATCTTAGTGCCTGTGGGTTTGGGGCTTTTGGTGGGGCTTTTGTCAGGCCTTTTTGGCGTGGGCGGCGGTTTTTTGATGACGCCCCTTCTTATGATGGCCGGTATACCGCCGACGGTTGCAGCGGCTACGGATGCCAATCAAATCGTGGCTGCATCCGCTACAGGGACTCTGGCGCACTGGCGCCTTGGGAATGTGGATTTCAAGATGGGCTTTCTGCTCCTTGTCGGCGGTTTTACTGGTGGCGCGCTTGGCGTTCAATTGATCAAGGTGCTCAGGGCTACCGGGGGGGCCGATTTTCTCATAAAGATGACATATGTCGTGATGTTGGGTCTTGTCGGGACGTTTATGTTTTTTGAGAGCCTAAATGCCCTGATGAAGGGTAAGGCGGCTGGCAAGAAGACGCATCATCCCCATTCCCAACCGGAGAAGCAGGGGTCAGGCAAACCAGCCAAGGGTTTCATGGGTACCCTCCCTATGCAGATATACTTTGAAAAATCCGGTGTTACCCATTCGGCGTTGGTGCCCGTCGGGCTCGGGGCGTTCGTCGGTATACTTGCGGCTATCATGGGCGTGGGCGGCGGTTTTTTGATGGTGCCAGTAATGATATATCTCCTGCGTATGCCAATGCATGTGGTGGTAGGAACGAGCCTCTTCCAGATTATGTTTACATGTGTGGAGGTGACATTCCTTCAGGCATATACAAACCATACGGTCGATTTCGTGCTTGCCATCCTGCTTCTCCTTGGTTCCACTTTCGGGGCGCAGATCGGCACAAAGCTTGGAAGAAAGCTTCATGGTGATCAACTCAAGATACTGCTTGCCATCATAGTGTTGGCGGTAACCGTAAAGATAGTTTTTGAACTCCTCATGGAACCGTCTTTATTGTTGGCTTACAAAGGAGGGCACTAA